The stretch of DNA AGACGCCTGTGGCTCTGGATCCTGACTTTCGTCAGGATGACGGGGTGGGGGAATGATATGGCTAGGCAACCCGCGGTCTATATCATGGCGAGCTGGCGTAACGGAACGCTGTACATCGGCGTCACGTCCGATCTGATGGCACGGATCGTTCAGCACCGCGAGGGCATGTTCGACGGCTTTACAAAGCGATACGCGGTGAACCGGCTGGTTTGGTTTGCGATGGCAGACACAATGGACGCGGCGATCACGCGCGAGAAACAGCTGAAGGTCTGGAAACGGTCCTGGAAGATCACGCTGATCGAGACGGAGAACCCGACATGGCGCGATCTAGCCGAAGACTGGGGCTTCGATCCAATGCCCACCCCTACCCCGTCATCCTGACGAAAGTCAGGATCCAGAGCCAAGAACGTTGCCCTCGGTGGCTCTGGATCCTGGATCAAGTCCAGGATGACGGAGGGAAAGCGCCGCAACCCGATCACCCCATCGTCGGGATGACAAACGCATCGTTGTTCCGCGCCGGACCGCCATCCTCCGCCATCGCCGGCAGCGCCGACCCATCGGGCCAGCGCTGCGTGATCGTCTTGACCTTGGTCCAGAACTTCACGCCCTCCATGCCGTGCTGGTTGGTGTCCCCGAACGCCGAGCGCTTCCACCCGCCGAAGGTGTGATACGCCACCGGCACCGGGATCGGCACGTTGATGCCCACCATCCCGACATTCACCCGCGCCGCGAACTCGCGCGCGGCGTGGCCGTTGCGCGTGAAGATCGCGACGCCGTTGCCATATTGATGCTCGCTCGGCAGCCGCACCGCCTCCTCGAAGTCCGCCGCGCGGACGATCTGGAGCACCGGCCCGAAGATCTCCTCCTTGTACGCCGACATCTCCGTGGTGACGTGGTCGAACAGCGACGGCCCGATGAAGAAGCCCTTCTCATGCCCCTGCAACGCAAACCCGCGCCCGTCGACGACGAGCTCCGCGCCCTCGTCGACACCGGTCTGAATCCAGTTCTCGATCCGGGTGTGATGCGCCGCGTTCACCACGGGACCGTAATGCGCGTCATTGTCGGTCGACACGCCAACGCGCAGTGCAGCGATCGCCGGGATCAGCTTCTCGCGTAGCGCGATCGCGGTCTTCTCTCCGACCGGCACCACCACCGGCAGCGCCATGCAGCGCTCGCCCGCCGAGCCGAACGCCGCGCCCGACAGATCGGCGACGACCTGGTCGAGGTCCGCGTCGGGCATGACGATGCCGTGGTTCTTGGCGCCGCCCATCGCCTGGACGCGCTTGCCCGCCTCGACGCCGCGCCGGTACACGTAATGCGCGATGTCGGACGACCCGACGAAGCTGACCGCCGCAATCGCCGGATGATCAAGGATCGCGTCGACCATCTCCTTGTCGCCGTGGACGACCTGGAAGATCCCCTCGGGCAGCCCCGCCTCGACGAACAATTCACCCAGCCGCACCGGCACCGACGGATCACGCTCGCTCGGCTTCAGAATGAACGCGTTCCCAGTCGCGATCGCCACGCCCGACATCCACAGCGGGATCATCGCCGGGAAGTTGAACGGCGTGATCCCCGCACCGATGCCGAGCGGCTGGCGCATCGAATACACATCGATCCCCGGCCCCGCGCCCTGCGTATATTCGCCCTTGAGGATGTGCGGGATGCCGCAGCAGAACTCGATCACCTCGAGCCCACGCTGGATATCGCCCTTCGAATCCGCGATCACCTTGCCGTGCTCGGACGAGAGCATCCGCGCCAGCTCGTCCATGTTCGCCTCGACCAGCCGCTTGAACTCGAACATCACGCGCGCACGACGCTGCGGGTTGGTCGCGGCCCAGGCCGGCTGCGCCTTCTGCGCGGCGGCGACCGCGCGCTCCAGATCCGCCGCACCCGACAGGCGAACCCGCGCCTGCACTTCGCCCGAATTCGGGTCGAACACGTCACCGAAGCGCTCGGCGGTGCTGGCCGCACCGCTCACGAAATTCTCGATCGTCCGCATGGCATCCTCTTCTCGTTGTCCGCACCGTCGGCCATAAGCGTTTCGCAGCCAAGAGGGGCTGTTTGCAGATTCGCTCTGCGAATATGCAGCACGGGATGAGCCGTTCATGGGCCAGGTTTAATGGATTGGGACGACGTCCGGTATTTCCTGGCCCTGGCGCGCACGCACCGGCTCGGACCCGCCGCGAAACTGCTCGGACAGGACGCGACGACGGTTTCGCGGCGGCTGCAACGCCTGGAGCGACGCCTCCAGACGACGTTGTTCGAGCAGACCGTTGCCGGCTACGCGCTGACCGAGCGGGGCGCTGCGCTGTTGGAGCATGCCGAGACGATGGAGGCGTCGGCGCTCGGGATCCAGGAAGTGGTCGGCAATGACGCGGGCGTGCTCGCCGGCCCGATCCGGTTGAGCGTTTCGGAAGGGTTCGGCAGCCGCATCCTCGCCCCGCGCCTCGCGTCGTTCACCAACCAGCATCCGCGGATCGCCGTCGACCTGATCGCCTCGACCGGGTTCCTCAATCCGTCGCGACGCGAGGCGGACATTGCGGTGATGCTGGCACGCCCGAAGAGCGGCCCGCTGGTCGCGCGCAAACTCACCGACTATCACCTCGGCCTCTACGCGCATCCGGATCATCTCGCCAGGATGGGGCCGATCGCGACCACCGCGGACCTGATGCGCCACCGCCTGATTGGCTATGTGCCGGACATGATCTACGCGCCCGAGCTTCGGTATCTGGCGGAGATCGACGGTCGCCTCGACGCCTCGATCCGCAGTTCGAGCATCGTCGCACAGGCCGAGCTGATCGCGGCCGGCGCGGGGTGCGGCATCCTGCCCTGCTTCATCGGCGACCGCGTGCCCGGGTTGATCCGCGTCCTGCCCGAAGCCGTGGACATCCAGCGCTCGTTCTGGCTCGTCGTCCACCGCGACGTCCGCCGGATCGCGCGGATCGACCGGTTCATCGCGTGGCTGGACGCGACGGTAGGCGAGCTGAAGCCGCTGATGCTCGGCGCCACGCCGCGCGCGATTGCCGCTCCCGACTGAGGGTCCTATAGATCGATGTTGCACGGCAGCATCGCCGACCCGGAGCACCGCGTTGATCCCCAAACTCTATCACCAGATGATCGACGCGATCGGCGATGGCACCGGCCTGCCCGACATCATCCTTCACATCCATGCCGGCATGGCCCTGCTGATGATTGCGCGACTGGTAACGCGGCGGTCGTTCGGGACGTTCATTCCGTGGTGGGTGGTGGTCGCGGGCGAGGCGTTCAACGAGATCATGGACCGGCTGAACTTCGGGTCGTGGCGGTGGGAGGATACCTCGCTGGATATCATCAACACGCTGCTGTGGCCGACGGTGATCTGCCTTGGCGTGCGCTTGCGCCCGATGATCGCGCAGCGGACGAAGGCCGAGCCGGTTGCAATCGAGATTGGAGCTGGCGAGACCGCAGCTGTCGAACCCGTTTGATACCCTGCACGCTGCGTAGCCCATCATCCTGACGAAAGTCAGGATCCAGAGCCGTCAAGGACAACGCCCGTGACCCTCGGCCCTGGCTTTCGTCAGGGTGACGGAGGCAGGGATAGTCTCACCCCAGCGCGATATAGCGTTGCAGGTGATAATCCTCGTCGCCAAGCTGGTGGTCGATCATCACCAGCCGTTTGGCGTAGTGCGACACCGCATATTCCCACGTCATCCCGATCCCGCCGTGCAGCTGGATCGACTCCTCGGCGACCAGCGCGCCGGTCCGACCAATCGTGTATTTCGCTGCCGCCAGCGCCCGGTCGCGCGCCGTCGCATCGTCGCCGTCGAACGCCGACGCCGCGTTGATCACCGCCGACTGCGCCTGCTCGATCTCCAGCAACACCGTCGCCATGCGGTGCTGGAGCGCCTGGAACTTGCCGATCGGCACGCCGAACTGTTTCCGATCGCGGAGGTAACCGAGCGTCGCCTCCTTGACGAATTCCATCGCGCCGAGCGCTTCGGCCGACAGCGCGAGCAACCCGGCACCGACCGCCGCATCGACGATCGCCTGCCCCTGCCCTTCGCCGCCGACGCGCGCGTCCGCGCCTAGCGTCACACCATCGAACGTCACGTCGCCCGCGCCACCGCCTTCGACGACGTTGTAGCTGCGGACCGACATCCCGGCCGCATCCGCGGGCACGAGGAACACGAGCGGCTCGTCCTGTTCGACCACCACGACGAAGACCGACGCCGCACCAGCCTGCGCAACGACCGCCTTGGTCCCGCTGAGCGTCCAGCCGTCGCCGCTCTTCGTCGCGGTCACCGGCGTCGCACCGTCCTCCTGCGCGAACGCGGCGATCGTCTCGCCGGACACGATCCCGGCGAGCGTTTCGTCATGCCGACCGCCCGCGGCGAGCGCGCGGCCCGCCATCAGCGCACCCAGGAACGGCTCGACCACCAGCGCGCGGCCGAGCGCCTCGAACACTACCATGATGTCGAACCCGCTGCCGCCGAAGCCGCCCGCCGCCTCGTCGAACAGCGCCGAGACGATGCCGAGCTCGTTCAACTGCTTCCAGACCGTCGGGTCGTACCCCGCGTCGCTGTACGCGCCCGCATTGCGCGTATCGATCGGATAGCCGTCGCGCAGCGCGCGGACGAGCGTATCGGCCAGCATGCGGCGATCATCGGTGTGGTCGAAGTTCATGTGCTCAGAGACCCAGAATGGCTTTGGAGATGATGTTCTTCTGGATCTCGTTCGACCCGCCGAAGATCGACAGTTTGCGGTTATTGAAATAGCTCGGTGCCGCCATCGCCGCATCCTCGGGGCCGACATCCTCGCCGTTCCACCCGGCCTCCAGCGCCTCGGGAATGTACGGCGCGGCATAAGAGCCATAAGCGCGCCGCGTCAGCGCAGTGATCTCCTGGCGGATCTCGGTCCCCTTGATCTTGAGCATCGAGCTTTCCGCCCCCGGCGCGCCGCCGCCCGCCACCGCGGCCAGCACGCGGAGATTGGTCGTCTGCATGTTGGCGAGGTCGATCTCGACCCGCGCCATCCGTGCCGCGAACAGCGGATCGTCGGCCAGCGCACGCCCGCCCTTCTTCTGCGACTGCGCGACCTCCTTCAGCCGCTCGAACGACGCAATCGAGAAGCCGACGCCCGCGATGTTGGTCCGCTCGTAGGTCAGCAGATACTTGGCGTAGGTCCAGCCCTGGTTCTCTTCGCCGACGAGGTTGGCGACAGGCACCTCGACGTCGGTGAAGAACACCTCGTTCACCTCCTGCTCGCCGTCGATCAGCGTGATCGGGCGGACTTCGATGCCGGGCGACTTCATGTCGATCAGCAGGAAGCTGATGCCCTCCTGCTTCTTGGCGGTCGCATCGGTGCGGACGAGGCAGAAAATCATGTCGGCATGCTGGCCGAGCGTCGTCCACGTCTTCTGGCCGTTGACGACATAGACGTCGCCGTTCCGGACGGCGGTCGTCTTGAGGCCCGCGAGATCGGACCCTGCGCCCGGCTCGGAATAGCCCTGGCACCACCAGTCAGAGCCGTCGAGAATGCGCGGCAGCCACTGCGCCTTCTGCTCCTCGGAGCCATATTTGATCAGCACCGGCCCAAGCATATTTACGCCGAACGGAACGACGCGGGGCGCGTGGGCAAGCGCCGATTCGTTGTCGAAGATAAAGCGCTGAATCACGCTCCAGCCGGGACCGCCCCATTGTTCGGGCCAGTGATTGGCGAGCCAGCCGCGTTCGTTGAGGATCGCGTGCCATTCCTCCATGTCCGCCTTGCGCAGGCGCTTGCCTTCGCGGACCAGCGTCGAGAGGCGCGCGGGGAGTTTGTCGCGGAAGAACGCGCGGACTTCGTCGCGGAACGATTCTTCCTCGGGCGTGAAGCTGAGATCCATGGCCATGTGCTCCTGATGTTGGAGTCCATGTGCCACAGTCGAACGCGAAATTGAAGGACCGGTATGGTCTAAATCGCATGGATCTTGAAGCAAGGTGCCGCAGGTTAATTCGGACGGTATCACCGCCGCCCATGTCATCCTGACGAACGTCGGGACCCGGAGCCAGAAGCGTTAGCGCCTGTTACCCTGGGTCCTGACGTTCGTCAGGAGGACGGCGTGAGGCAGATCAGAACCGGAAGCTCAGCCACCCCGCGCCGAAGTTGGTGCCCTTATACCCGGCATTGGTCAGCGCATCGCCCGCCTTGAAATGCTCGAGCCGGCCGGTAAACGACAACCGCGGCGTTATCGACCATACCGCCTGCAAACGCGCCGCCTGCCCGATCTCGCGGCCGCCGACGTTCTGCGTGCCCAGATACGGCGTCCCGTTCGAGCGATAGACCGCATCGTTCAACGTCGCGCGCCACATGAACTCGTATTCCGCCGTCACCCGCACTTTGGCGATCGGTTGGAACGAGACGTTCGGCGCCGCGTCGATATAGTTGATCGGCCCGACGAACACGCCGTAGGTGTAATAGATGTTATTGCCGAACGGCGAGAACGACGTCCGCAGCGGCTTGGTCGGGTCGAACGCATCGCCACCACTGCCGTAATCCCCGCGCAGGCCCACGCGCGGCGCGGACTTGTCCTTGCCGAGACGGTAGGTCTGTGCGGCGAACACCTGCCACGCCTTGATCGGACGGCCGTTGAAATTCCCCTCCTCGCGCGTGACGGTGTAATCCACCGTCAGCGGCCCCGCGGTGCCCCACAGCCGCCCGCCATAATAAATGCGCTCCTCGACGCCGCGCCGCTGACCCCAGATCTGGTCGCGACTGCGCAGCCGCCACAGCAGGGGGTCGAAGAACAGCTTCGATCCGCCGAACAGCTTTTCGGGAAGGACGACGCCCAGGCTGATGCCGCTGAACCTCGTATCCTTGTCGGTCTTGTCGTCCGACAGCCCCTCGGTGCCGTAATTCACGAAGTTGAAGTCGAACACGTCGGCGCGCAGCGTCTTGCCCTTCGCCCAGGCGCGGACGCCGTCGAGCACGAACATAACGGCATTATTGTCGCGCGCCGAGACGAGCAGGCTGATGCCATCGGTGAACTCCTGCCGGCCACCGCGCACGCCAACCTCGACATTGCCGACCTTGCCGTAAACGTCGGCAAAGGCCTGTTGCAGGAACAGGTCGTTGCGCTGCGTTCCCGCAACCGCGCCGGTGTTGACGCCGCCGACCGTCCCGTTGGCGAGCTCGCCGAACACGCGGAAATGATCGCCGAGATGCAGGTCCGCGCCGCCGACCACGCGGAGGATGTCGAGCCGCTGCGCGTCCGTCTCGACCAGCCCCTGGTTGCTGGTGAAATTCACGCGCGCGCGGATTTCGCCGCTGAGCGTCAGATAGCTGTTAGACCCGGAATCGATCGAGATATATTTCAACGAATCCAGCGGATCGTCTCGCTTCGCGGGATCCTTGTACTTGCTCCAGTCCTCCGCCCAGCGCGAGATGTTGTAGCCGCCAGTCGTCGCGCCGTACCCCTCGGCCTCGGCCGGATAGCCCGAATCTTTCTCGGCGGTTGGCGTGCCGGCGGGCTTTGCGCCCTTGTCCGCATTGACGGGGACGTTCGCCGCAGTCGGGTCGGTCTGCGCAGAGCCGCCCTGCGCCGGACTGCCAGTCTGCGCGAAGGCGGGGCATGCGATTACGATGGCGAGCGCACAAACGCTACTACCCATGAAAACTCGGGTCATTGGGAACACCTTGGTTCAGTAAGACGCCGTCCGTCCGCCGTATGGCGAACGGACGGCTTCAGGTCAGGCAGCGACGGGGGGGATCGCCGCAGGCACGAACTCGGGCAGCTTGCCCGATAGCGCGGCGTCGAGCTTGTCGCGGTCAAGCGCACCTTCCCAGCGGGCGACGACGATCGTCGCGACCGCGTTGCCGATGAAGTTGGTGAGGCTGCGGCACTCGCTCATGAAGCGATCGACGCCGAGGATCAGCGCCATCCCGGCGATCGGCACGGTCGGTACGATCGAAAGCGTGGCGGCCAGCGTGATGAAGCCCGCGCCAGTCACGCCCGCCGCACCCTTCGAAGAGATCATCGCGACGACCAGCAGCAGCAATTCCTGCCCGAGCGTCAGATGCGTGTTCGTCGCCTGCGCGATGAACAGCGCCGCCAGCGTCATGTAGATGTTGGTACCGTCGAGGTTGAACGAATAGCCGGTCGGCACGACCAGCCCGACGACCGACTTCTCGCAGCCCGCGGCCTCCATCTTCTGGATCAGGTTCGGAAGGGCCGCTTCAGACGACGAGGTACCGAGCACCAGCAGCAGTTCGGCCTTCAGATACTTGATCAGCTTGAAGATCGAGAAGCCCGTCAGGCGCGCAACGGTGCCGAGGACGACCACCACGAACAGCGCCGCGGTCAGATAGAAGGTCGCGACCAGCGCGCCGAGATTGGCAAGGCTGCCGATCCCGTATTTGCCGATCGTGAACGCGATCGCCCCGAACGCACCGAGCGGCGCTGCGCGCATCAGAATGCCGACCAGCTTGAAGACGATCAGGCTGAGGCGCTCGAGGAAGTTGAGCACCGGCTTGGCCGGCTCGCCGACCAGGCTCAGCGAAATGCCGAACAGGATCGCGACGAGCAGGATCTGGAGGATATTCCCTTCCGTGAACGCGCTGACCATCGTGTCCGGGATGATGCTCATCAGGAACCCGGTGATCGTCGTCTCATGCGCCTTCACGGTGAAGTCGGCGATGCCCTTGGTATCGAGCGAGGCTGCGTCGATGTTCATCCCCGCGCCCGGCTGGACGACGTTGGCAACGATGAAGCCGACGATCAGCGCAAGCGTCGAGAAGAACAGGAAATAGGCGAACGCCTTGCCGGCCACGCGGCCGACCGAGCCCAGTTCCTTCATGCCCGCGATACCCGTGACGAGCGTCAGGAAGATCACCGGGGCGATGATCATCTTCACCAGCTTGATGAACGCATCGCCGAGCGGCTTCAGCGCCGCGCCGTACGTCGGATAGAAATGCCCGAGCGCCGCACCCAGCGCGATCGCGATCAGCACCTGGATATAGAGCTGGCCGCTCCAGCGCTTGCGCGCCGGCGTTTCCGCGACGCCATATGTCTGGGATGGTAGGGTCAACATCGCCTCCTGAAAACCGTCGTCCACTGCAACGGGACGTTATGGCAACCGTAATGCCGGGCCGGACCGCGGACTACAAGACTGAGTCCAGCCATCCATAAAACGTTGGTTTTGCGGGGTTTGTGGCCATACCCGGTTTTCAGATGTGCGAAAAACGCCACTATTCAGCTGTAGCAGGAGGCGTTGGTGTGTGATAATCCGCACAAATGGCGCGGCTCAGATCCCCCCTTTTCATCACCGCGCTGGCGGTGCTGCTGGCGTTCGCGGCGCTCGGCATGGTCGTCGCGGGCGTCGCCTCGATCTATGGCCCGCGCGCGGTGGCGGACGCGACCGCAACGGTGCGGATGCGCGCGGTCCAGCAGACGCGCAGCAACCTCCGCCTGCTCGAGGCGGAGTTGCAGACCTACCGGCTGCTCCCGGTCATGCTCGGCGAATATCCGGATGTCCGGGCCGCACTCGCCTCGGGCACGGTCGATCCGGCGCTCAACACGAAGCTGGCACTGCTGGCGCAGCGGACCGGCGCCCCGGTGATCTACGCGCTCGATACGCACGGCATGACGATCGCCGCCTCGAACGCCGCACGCGCGGACAGCTTTCTCGGCCACGACTATCGCTATCGCGATTATTTCACCAAGGCGATGGCCTCGGGCGCGACCGAGTTCTTTGCGCTCGGCAGCGTCAGCGGGCGGCCCGGCCTGTATCTGTCACGACGCATCGACCGCGACGGGCGTCCGCTCGGCGTGGTCGTGGTGAAGGTCGAGTTCGGCAAGATCGCGCGCGCGTGGATCCAGGATATGATGGCGACCTTCGTCACCGATCCCGATGGCATCATCCTGATCTCGAGCGATCCGAAGCTCGAATTCAGGACGACGCGTACGCTGTCCCCTGCGCGTCGCGCGGCATTGATCGCGACACGCCAGTTCGGCACGTCGCCGCTCGCCCCGGCACCGCTGACGCTTCGCGGCGGCGTATGGCACGAGGGGGTGTCGCGGCTGCCCAACGGATCGCCCGCGATCGCGGTCTCGCTCCCGGTGCCGATTGCAGGCTGGCGGCTGGTGCATATGGAGCCGCTCGACGCCGCGTTGCGCGCCGCCGCGGCGCGCACGCGCTGGGCGACCGCGATCGCGGCGCTGCTGACGATCGCGGTGATCGTTGCCGCGTGGTGGCTCCACGAACGCCGCAAGCGCAACGCAGGTGCGCGCGCCGAACTCGAGGCCGAGGTCGCACGGCGCACCGCAGAGCTGCGCGCCACCGCCGACCGCCTCCAGATCGAGGTCGAACAGCGCGAGGCGTCCGACCAGCGCTTTCGCCAGGCGCGCGAGGAGCTGGCGCACGCCAACCGGGTCGGCTCGATCGGCACGATCACCGCCAGCGTCGCGCACGAGATCAACCAGCCGGTCGCCGCGATCCGCACCTTCGCCGACAACGCCGCCGCCTTCCTCGCGCGCGGCGAACCCGCACGCGCGGCGACCAATCTCCAGTCGATCGTCGATCTCACCAGCCGGATCGGCACGATCACCGCCGGCTTGCGCCGCTACGCACGACGTGGCGCAGGCTCAATCGGCCCGGTCGCACTCGACGAGGCCGTCGACGGCGTCCGCCTGCTGATCGGCGACCGCTTCCGCGCGAAGGGCGTGACGCTCGATCTGCCAACGGGTCCCGAGGCACGGCTGACCGTGATCGCCGGCCGCGTCCGGCTGGAGCAGGTCCTAGTCAACCTCCTCCAGAACGCACTCGACGCGGTGGCCGACCGGCGCGATGCCCGCGTCAGCGTCACGGTCGGCCGGAAGGGCCGCGACGTCGTGCTGACCGTTGCCGACAACGGCCCCGGCATCGCGCCCGCGATGGCCGACCACCTCTTCACCCCGTTCGAGACGAGCAAGAAGGACGGCCTTGGCCTGGGCCTCGGCATCGCGCGCGACATCATGACCGAGTTCGGCGGCACGCTCGACCTCGTCCCAGCCCCCGAAGGTGCGATCTTCCGCATGATCCTGGTAAAAGCATGACCGAGCAAGCCGTTCTCTTGGTCGATGACGACGACGTCCTGCGCGGCGCGCTCGAACAATCGTTCGAACTCGCCGGCATCGCGGTGATCGCCGAACGCGATCCGACCGTCGCGCTGGCGCGCGTGACCGCAGGGTTCGACGGCGCTGTGGTGTCCGACATCCGCATGCCGAAGATGGACGGGCTCGAGCTGTTCCGCCGGATCGCCGCGATCGACCACGAGATCCCGGTGCTGCTGATGACCGGGCACGGCGACGTCGCGATGGCGGTCGCTGCGCTCAAGAACGGCGCGTTCGACTTCATCCCGAAACCGTTCGCCACGGATCACCTCATCGCCGGCGCACGCCGCGCGCTCGAAATGCGCCGCCTCGTCCTCGACAACCGCCGCCTGCGCGCCGCCGCGGAAGAAACGATCGGCGCCGAACCGCTCATCGGCGAGACCCCCGTCATGGTCCGCCTCCGCGACACCATGCGCCAGATCGCCCAAGCCGATATCGACGTGCTGGTCGAGGGCGAGACCGGCACCGGCAAGGAGCTCGTCGCCGTCCTCCTCCACCGCTGGAGCAACCGCCGCTCGCGGCCCTTCGTCGCGGTCAACTGCGCCGCGCTGCCCGAGGCGGTCGCCGAGATCGAGCTGTTCGGCCATGACGGAGACTCGCGGCTGCCGCGCACCGGGCGGATCGAGGCATCGAACCGCGGCACGCTCTTCCTCGACGAGATCGAAAGCACGCTGCCGGCGTTCCAGGCGAAACTGCTACGGGTGCTGGAGGAACGCGAGGTGATGCCCGTCGGCGGCGACCTGCCACGCGCGCTCGACCTCCGCGTGATTGCCGCCGCCAAGCCCGGCCTCGAACAAGCCGTCGAGGACGGTCGCTTCCGCGCCGACCTGCTGTTCCGCCTCGACGCGGTCCGCCTCCGCATCCCGCCGTTGCGCGAACGCCGCGACGACATTCCGCTATTGTTCGGCCATCTGCTCCATCAGGCGGCAGAGCGGTTCGGCCGCGACGTGCCGACCATCGACACCGCCACGCTCGCCTATCTCGGGCAGCACGACTGGCCCGGCAACGTCCGCGAACTCGACAACCTCGCCAAACGCCTCGTGCTCCGCGTCAAAGCGGACGAACCCGCGGACGAAGACAGCGACATCCCCCTCCCCGCGCGCGTCGACAAGTTCGAGGAAGCGACGATCCGCGCCACGCTGCAACAGGTCAGCGGCGACGTCCGCTCGGCGCTGGCGGCGCTCGGCATCCCGCGGAAAACCTTCTACGACAAGCTCAAGCGCCACGACATCGACGTCGAAGCGTACCGCCCGACCAAGTCCCAACCGTCATCCTGACGAAAGTCAGGATCCAGAGCCAAAAAGGGCTGCCCTCCGCAACCCTGGATCCTGACTTTCGTCAGGATGACGGGCGTATGGAGGCAGTGCGGCGTGTCAGGTCGGAATAACCGGCACCACCCCGCCCTGCCGCGTGGCCACGAACTTCGCGAGCGGCGGCCCGATCACCAAAACCCCGAGAAACCGCAGCACCTGAAGCGCCATCACGAACGGCACATCCACCGGACTCGACGCCGCGATGATCGCCACCGAGTCCATCCCGCCCGGGCTCGTCGCGAGATAGGCGGTAACCGGATCGATCCCCCACCAGCGCGTCAACGCCGCCGCGATCCCGCCGCAGAACGCGATCAGCAGCGCCACCGACAGCAGGATCCGCGGCATCGCCTTGCCCGCCACGAGCACCGTATCGCGCGTGAACGACAGCCCGATCTTCCACCCGACCACCGCATAGCTGATCGCGAGCAGCCACTGCGGCAGCACCGGCTGCGCGACCCCGGTAACGTTCAGCGCCGCGCCCGCGATCAGCGACCCGAGCAACGCCCCCGCCGGCAGCTTCAACGCGACACCAACCCCCGCACCAACACCGGCAATCGCGATCGTCCGCAGCACGGCGATCGGATCGACGGCCGCGAACCACGTCGCGGCGACGTGATGCCCGCTCCCGCCACCGACCATCACCGCGGCCAGCACCGAGGCGACCACCGCAACGCACACGACGCGCGTGTACGTCATCACCGCGACCAGCCGCGAGTCCGCGCCATACGCCTGCGCCATCAAGACCATCGCGCTCGCAGCCCCCGGCGTCGATCCCCACACCGCGACGGTGCCCGGCAATACCTGCCACCGGCTCAGCAGATAGCCGAGCACGCTGCTCGCCGCGAGTGTGACGCCGTTGACCATCAGAAACACCGGCCAGTGATCCGCCACCGTCGCGACGATCCCCGTCGTGATCGACCCCGCGATCAGCGTCCCCACCGCCGCCTGCGCGCCGCGAAACGCTGAGGTGGGCACGCTCAGCGACCAGCCGCGCACCGCAAGCACCACCGCCGCGATCATGGGCCCGAGCAACAGCCCCGCGGGCAATCCGACCAGTTCCAGCACTGCCGCAATCACCGCCGACAGCGCGATCAAGACGGTCCAGCGCCCGATCAAGACTTGGTCGCGAACCAGATCACGTGCCGAGCGCCACCCTTGCGCGTGGCGCGCGCGATAACCTCGTCGACCGCGAAGCCGGCCTCGTCGAGCCGCTTGGCAAACGGC from Sphingomonas sp. HMP9 encodes:
- a CDS encoding AbrB family transcriptional regulator, which produces MIGRWTVLIALSAVIAAVLELVGLPAGLLLGPMIAAVVLAVRGWSLSVPTSAFRGAQAAVGTLIAGSITTGIVATVADHWPVFLMVNGVTLAASSVLGYLLSRWQVLPGTVAVWGSTPGAASAMVLMAQAYGADSRLVAVMTYTRVVCVAVVASVLAAVMVGGGSGHHVAATWFAAVDPIAVLRTIAIAGVGAGVGVALKLPAGALLGSLIAGAALNVTGVAQPVLPQWLLAISYAVVGWKIGLSFTRDTVLVAGKAMPRILLSVALLIAFCGGIAAALTRWWGIDPVTAYLATSPGGMDSVAIIAASSPVDVPFVMALQVLRFLGVLVIGPPLAKFVATRQGGVVPVIPT